In the genome of Sphingopyxis sp. YF1, the window CGGCACGATACGGCGCCGCGCGCTCTTGCCGCCGCATCATGCCGGCGCCGGGCCGGCCGGCCTGCGCCGCGGCTTACGTATGCGCGTTGCATTCGCGCCGGTCATCCGCCACGTCTGGTCCCGGATAGCCAAGGGGATGGTCGTGAGCGTCAAAGTCGAGACATTGGTGCTGTTCGGGGCGACCGGCGACCTCGCCCAGCGCATGCTTTTTCCCTCGCTCTACAATCTCCATCTCGACGGGCTGCTCGCACCGGAACTGACGATCGTCGCCTCGGGGCGGTCGCAGATGGACCGCGCTGCCTGCCACGCGATGGTGCGCGGGGCGCTGGCCGACCATCTTCCGGCCGACCAGATCGACGAGGCGGCCACGGCGCGCTTCCTCGATCGCATCGACTATTGCCCCGTCGATGCCGGGGCCGGCACGGGGTACGACGATCTCGCGGCGATGCTCGGCGACCGGCTCGGCCGCCCGATCGGCGCCTATCTCTCGACGCCGCCGTCGATGTTCGGACCGATCGCGCAGGGGCTCAAGCGTGCGGGTATCGCTTGCGCCGAATGCCGGATCGCGATGGAAAAGCCGATCGGCCACGACCTTGCCTCGTCGCGCGAGGTCAATGCCGAGGTCGGCGACGCCTTCGCCGAAGAGCATGTGTTCCGCATCGACCATTATCTGGGCAAGGAAACGGTCCAGAACCTGCTCGCGCTGCGCTTCGCCAACATGCTGTTCGAACCCTTGTGGAACGCGCAGGCGATCGATCATGTCCAGATCACCGTCGCCGAGACCGTCGGGCTCGAAGGCCGCGTGTCCTATTATGACGGCGTCGGCGCCTTGAAGGACATGGTCCAGAACCACATGCTCCAGCTGCTCGCGATCATCGCGATGGAGCCGCCCGCGAGCGTGAGCGCGACCGCGGTGCGCGACGAAAAGGTCAAGCTGCTGCGCTCCTTGCGCAAGCTCGGTGCCGAGGACATCAAGGCGCACAGCGTCAAGGGCCAGTACGGCAGCGGCGCGGTGAACGGCGCCGCGGTCGCGGGCTATGCCGACGAACTCGGCCACCCGTCGAACACCGAGACCTTCGTCGCGATCAAGGCGCATATCGACAATTGGCGCTGGAAGGGGGTGCCCTTCTACCTGCGCACCGGCAAGCGCATGCCGCAGCGCAAGTCGGAGGTGCTGATCCAGTTCAAGCCCGTGCCGCACAATATCTTCGCGGGCGTCGGCGCGGGCAGGCTCGATGCGAACAGCATGATCATCAACCTCCAGCCCGAAGAGAATATCCGGGTCAAGGTGATGGCGAAGCAGCCGGGGCTCGACCGCGACGGGGTGAAGCTCAAGGAGGTGACGATGGACGTCTCGCTCTCGCACAGCTTCGCCGGCGAGCGCCGCCGCATCGCTTACGAGCGCCTGTTGCTCGACTTTATCGAGGGCGACCAGACTTTGTTCGTGCGCCGCGACGAGGTCGAGGCGCAGTGGCAGTGGATCGACTCGATCCGCGACGCCTGGGCCGCGGTCGACATGGCATCGCAGACCTACACCGCGGGAAGCTGGGGGCCGTCGAGCGCGATTGCGCTGATCGAGCGCGACGGGGCGAGCTGGCATGATTGAAAAGTCATCCCGAAACAAAACTCCGCTCGCCCTGAGCCTGTCGAAGGGCCGTCCTTTCCTTCGGGCGTCGCAAGGAAGAACCGTCCTTCGACAAGCTCAGGACAAACGGTTTTGATTTATGACTGACCTCCACCCCACCATCGCCGCCGTCACCGACCGGATCATCGCCCGCAGCGCGCCGCGCCGCGCCGCCTATCTGGGCCTCATGGAGCGCCAGCGCGCGGCGGGCACCAATCGCGGCAACCTGTCGTGCGGCAATCTCGCGCACGGTTTCGCCGCATCGGGCGAGGACAAGCCCGCGATCCGCGCCGGCGCGACGATGAACATCGGCATCGTCACCGCCTACAACGACATGCTCTCGGCGCATCAACCCTATGGCCGCTATCCCGAGCAGATCAAGCTGTTCGCGCGCGAGGCCGGCGCCACGGCGCAGGTCGCGGGGGGCGTGCCCGCGATGTGCGACGGCGTGACGCAGGGGCAGGCGGGCATGGACCTGTCGCTGTTCAGCCGCGACACTATCGCACAGGGCACCGCGATCGCGCTCAGCCACGCGATGTTCGAGGGCGCGCTCCTGCTCGGCATCTGCGACAAGATCGTCCCCGGCCTGCTCATCGGCGCGCTGCGTTTCGGTCACCTGCCGACGATCCTCGTTCCCGCCGGGCCGATGCCCTCGGGAC includes:
- the zwf gene encoding glucose-6-phosphate dehydrogenase yields the protein MVVSVKVETLVLFGATGDLAQRMLFPSLYNLHLDGLLAPELTIVASGRSQMDRAACHAMVRGALADHLPADQIDEAATARFLDRIDYCPVDAGAGTGYDDLAAMLGDRLGRPIGAYLSTPPSMFGPIAQGLKRAGIACAECRIAMEKPIGHDLASSREVNAEVGDAFAEEHVFRIDHYLGKETVQNLLALRFANMLFEPLWNAQAIDHVQITVAETVGLEGRVSYYDGVGALKDMVQNHMLQLLAIIAMEPPASVSATAVRDEKVKLLRSLRKLGAEDIKAHSVKGQYGSGAVNGAAVAGYADELGHPSNTETFVAIKAHIDNWRWKGVPFYLRTGKRMPQRKSEVLIQFKPVPHNIFAGVGAGRLDANSMIINLQPEENIRVKVMAKQPGLDRDGVKLKEVTMDVSLSHSFAGERRRIAYERLLLDFIEGDQTLFVRRDEVEAQWQWIDSIRDAWAAVDMASQTYTAGSWGPSSAIALIERDGASWHD